One Elusimicrobiota bacterium genomic region harbors:
- a CDS encoding sugar phosphate isomerase/epimerase, which produces MLDIGISTGFFYNDDLRSPVEKLQELLKNLTILKNCGFNFIEIGAVSQIQWNNSTYTKNLKKTLRELNLTVSSLHAPFSDTIDISDLNELNRRTAVKEIKKAARSLKTLNGSILIIHPSVKEIYSISEEEKVKRISRIKKSLSEILKTTTKLGLRVAVENLLPHILGGQKEVLKQLTDQLPVGICFDTSHANFNPEFSCIDFLTMFRKKIIALHISDNNSSWDDHFSMGKGNIDWEVFLKTLKSTNYSGVFMLEVLKKPGYCDTNAVLSGVHQETKKFLDNYLL; this is translated from the coding sequence ATGCTAGATATCGGAATTTCAACGGGTTTTTTTTATAATGATGATTTGCGTTCTCCTGTTGAAAAGCTGCAAGAATTACTCAAAAATTTAACAATACTGAAAAATTGTGGATTTAATTTTATAGAAATTGGGGCAGTTTCACAGATACAGTGGAATAATTCCACGTACACTAAAAATTTAAAGAAAACCTTAAGAGAACTTAATTTAACTGTTTCATCACTACATGCGCCTTTTTCGGATACTATTGATATTTCGGATTTAAATGAGCTGAACCGCAGAACTGCTGTTAAAGAAATAAAAAAAGCAGCCAGGTCGTTAAAAACGTTAAATGGCAGCATACTTATAATTCATCCTTCTGTAAAAGAAATATATAGCATTAGCGAAGAAGAGAAAGTAAAGAGGATTTCCCGGATAAAAAAAAGTTTATCTGAAATTTTAAAAACTACAACAAAACTTGGTTTGAGAGTTGCTGTTGAAAATCTTCTTCCGCATATATTAGGCGGTCAAAAGGAAGTATTAAAACAATTAACAGACCAGTTGCCTGTCGGCATATGTTTTGATACTTCGCATGCCAACTTTAATCCTGAGTTCTCGTGTATAGATTTTCTTACGATGTTCAGGAAAAAAATTATAGCACTTCATATATCTGACAACAATAGTTCCTGGGATGACCATTTTTCCATGGGTAAAGGAAATATAGACTGGGAAGTTTTTTTGAAAACCTTAAAAAGTACAAATTATTCAGGTGTTTTTATGCTTGAAGTCCTGAAAAAGCCGGGATATTGCGATACAAATGCAGTTTTATCGGGAGTACACCAGGAAACAAAGAAATTTTTGGATAATTATTTATTATGA
- a CDS encoding Crp/Fnr family transcriptional regulator, with protein MKDHFKEITLFSHFPAAALKKVSKIFKIKKYSADSIIFSENTKGDSIYIILSGLVKIFRSSESSSAKKTLAILKKNEFFGEMALFDHAGRSASARAITNVEVFACERNNFLKLLSEYPQSSLVIISLLASRLRKANREISSLTFQNALGRFAMVLCDLAEDHGTKIRGGILINMDLTHQDLAEMTGTAREVITKIITTFKKTKCIKFEGKQIIITNLKKIKGWIY; from the coding sequence ATGAAAGACCATTTTAAAGAAATTACGTTGTTTTCTCACTTTCCGGCTGCTGCATTAAAAAAAGTCAGTAAAATATTTAAAATTAAAAAATATTCCGCAGATTCAATCATTTTTTCGGAAAATACGAAAGGTGATAGCATTTATATAATTCTATCTGGCTTGGTAAAAATTTTCAGGTCATCTGAAAGCAGCTCTGCAAAAAAAACGTTAGCCATTCTGAAAAAAAATGAGTTTTTTGGTGAAATGGCTTTGTTTGACCATGCTGGCCGTTCTGCTTCGGCAAGAGCAATAACAAATGTCGAAGTTTTTGCCTGCGAAAGAAACAATTTTTTAAAACTGCTTTCAGAATATCCCCAGTCATCCCTTGTTATAATTTCACTGCTTGCCTCGCGTTTAAGGAAAGCAAACAGAGAAATATCTTCATTAACATTCCAGAATGCTCTCGGCCGTTTCGCTATGGTTCTATGTGATTTAGCGGAAGACCACGGTACAAAAATACGGGGTGGTATTTTGATTAATATGGATTTAACACATCAGGATTTAGCGGAAATGACAGGAACTGCAAGAGAAGTTATTACAAAAATAATAACAACTTTTAAAAAGACGAAATGCATTAAATTTGAAGGTAAACAGATAATTATAACCAATCTTAAAAAAATAAAAGGTTGGATATATTGA
- a CDS encoding nitroreductase family protein, with translation MDTIECIKTRRSKRKFSSGEVKKNIIEQIVDCGRLAPTAVNVQPCEFIVVTNKEKLKEFSEIAVNGPFIKDASFCIIVFSKDVKYYLEDGCAATENILLAINSYGLSACWVAGDKKDYAENVAKYLNVPSGYKLISIIPVGYSKEEPKIQKRNLKDVIHWEKF, from the coding sequence ATGGATACTATTGAATGTATAAAGACAAGAAGAAGTAAAAGGAAATTCTCTTCAGGGGAAGTGAAAAAAAATATTATCGAACAAATAGTAGACTGTGGTAGGCTTGCACCGACAGCAGTTAATGTTCAGCCATGTGAATTCATAGTTGTTACTAATAAAGAAAAGCTGAAGGAGTTTTCCGAGATTGCTGTTAACGGTCCTTTTATAAAAGATGCTTCTTTTTGCATAATTGTTTTTTCAAAAGATGTAAAATATTATTTAGAAGATGGCTGTGCAGCAACTGAAAATATTTTACTGGCAATAAATTCTTATGGACTTTCCGCCTGTTGGGTAGCAGGTGACAAAAAGGATTATGCTGAAAATGTGGCAAAATATTTAAATGTACCTTCAGGATATAAACTCATTTCTATAATACCCGTCGGTTATTCCAAAGAAGAGCCGAAAATTCAAAAAAGAAACTTAAAAGATGTTATACATTGGGAAAAATTTTAA
- a CDS encoding cyclic nucleotide-binding domain-containing protein, with translation MDDILDFLKNHIYFSFLTEIEQKEFANILSIENFKKDDIIFKQGELGDRLYLIKEGLVRIYITETDTEETIALMKQGDIFGELSLYDTQPRSAYASALDSTVLLAITKEKFDELKKKNSEMASKIFQIMLKIISKRLRRTTTRLYGQF, from the coding sequence ATGGATGATATCTTGGATTTTCTAAAAAATCATATTTATTTTTCTTTTTTAACTGAAATAGAACAAAAAGAATTTGCAAATATACTTAGTATTGAAAACTTTAAAAAGGATGATATTATATTCAAACAAGGTGAATTAGGTGACCGTCTTTACCTTATTAAGGAAGGTCTGGTCAGAATATACATTACCGAAACAGACACAGAAGAAACAATTGCACTTATGAAACAAGGAGATATTTTTGGTGAACTTTCGTTATATGATACTCAACCGCGTTCTGCTTACGCATCAGCACTTGACTCCACAGTGCTTTTAGCAATTACCAAAGAAAAATTCGATGAGTTAAAAAAGAAAAATTCTGAAATGGCTTCCAAGATATTCCAAATAATGTTAAAAATCATTTCTAAACGGCTCCGACGAACAACAACAAGGCTTTACGGACAATTCTAA
- a CDS encoding archease: protein MGNKHKIINDASCLKVVVYGKNMKELFENAAFTLCSLIAKPDADSIRKPMKITATANNTEDLLMNFLKELLHYYSVRKILLCSFRVMSLTENKVHAKLTGENIGRHHSIINDIKSARYEDIKISKTRTGYKTHIVFDVPAI, encoded by the coding sequence ATGGGAAATAAACATAAAATTATAAATGACGCATCATGTTTGAAAGTAGTTGTTTACGGGAAGAACATGAAAGAATTGTTTGAAAATGCTGCCTTTACCTTGTGTTCTCTTATTGCCAAACCTGATGCTGACAGTATAAGGAAACCGATGAAAATAACAGCAACTGCTAACAATACAGAAGACCTGCTGATGAACTTCTTAAAAGAGTTGCTTCATTATTATTCCGTAAGGAAAATATTATTATGCAGTTTCAGGGTTATGTCGCTTACGGAGAATAAAGTCCATGCAAAACTTACCGGTGAGAATATCGGCAGGCATCATTCTATTATTAACGACATAAAATCGGCTAGATATGAAGATATAAAAATAAGCAAAACAAGAACAGGCTACAAAACCCACATAGTTTTTGATGTCCCTGCTATTTGA
- a CDS encoding phage holin family protein — MKNVLIKLIVNIISFTFVVKLVSGIQVDNWKTVIIVGIVLTFVNAFLKPSILLFTLPLNILSLGLFTFVINGFMFYIVSKIVKGFYVVNFWNAVIGALIFSITGAILNIFISPSHGKVKFGFHRPADFRKNKYHDVIDVEAKEENRQQGLEKQG, encoded by the coding sequence ATGAAAAATGTTTTAATAAAGTTAATTGTTAATATAATTTCTTTTACATTCGTGGTTAAATTAGTTTCCGGTATTCAGGTAGACAATTGGAAGACAGTCATTATTGTCGGAATTGTCCTTACTTTTGTAAACGCTTTTCTGAAACCGTCCATTCTTTTATTCACACTCCCATTAAATATACTTTCTTTAGGACTTTTCACTTTTGTAATTAATGGTTTTATGTTCTATATAGTTTCTAAAATTGTTAAGGGATTTTATGTCGTAAATTTTTGGAATGCTGTAATCGGCGCCCTGATTTTCAGTATTACTGGCGCAATTCTGAATATATTTATCAGCCCCTCCCATGGCAAAGTAAAATTTGGTTTTCACAGACCTGCTGATTTTCGTAAAAATAAATATCATGATGTAATTGATGTTGAAGCAAAGGAAGAGAATAGGCAACAAGGTTTAGAAAAACAGGGATAG
- a CDS encoding Glu/Leu/Phe/Val dehydrogenase, protein MAKYNPWEMACQQLDIVAKRINLDKSVHEKLRQCKRSLIVSVPIRMDNGLVQVFEGYRVQHNLVRGPAKGGIRYHPGVTFDEVKALAMWMTWKCAVVGIPYGGAKGGIICDPTKMSLNELEKLTRRYTAEISIIIGPEKDIPAPDVGTNPQVMAWIMDTYSMNVGYSAPGVVTGKPIDIGGSEGRLTATGQGVMIVVRETLKHLKMSPKDCTVAIQGFGNVGSATAEFLHEIGCKIVGVTDVSGGLFNKKGIDIPKLLEYVKNNPKKTIEGFGEGDMIKDSKKANEELFNLDVDILSPCALENQITKENAPNIKAKIIAEGANGPTTPEADEILQKKGVFVLPDILANAGGVTISYFEWVQGLQSHFWDLESINKELARIMTKSFKDVIKIAEREKCDMRLASYILAVSRVATASKLRGVFP, encoded by the coding sequence ATGGCTAAATATAACCCGTGGGAAATGGCTTGCCAGCAGTTGGACATTGTAGCTAAAAGAATCAATCTTGATAAAAGTGTTCATGAAAAACTTCGACAATGCAAGCGTTCTTTAATTGTTTCCGTTCCTATACGTATGGATAATGGTTTAGTACAGGTTTTTGAAGGTTATCGTGTTCAGCATAATCTTGTAAGAGGTCCTGCCAAGGGCGGTATTAGGTATCATCCGGGTGTGACTTTTGATGAAGTGAAAGCGCTTGCCATGTGGATGACCTGGAAATGCGCTGTTGTCGGGATTCCGTATGGCGGTGCAAAAGGTGGAATCATATGCGACCCGACTAAAATGTCCCTTAATGAACTCGAAAAACTTACTCGGAGATATACGGCTGAAATTTCAATAATTATAGGTCCGGAAAAGGATATTCCGGCTCCGGATGTCGGTACGAATCCACAAGTCATGGCATGGATAATGGATACCTATTCAATGAATGTCGGTTATTCTGCCCCGGGTGTTGTTACCGGCAAACCAATTGACATTGGCGGAAGCGAAGGTCGTCTTACTGCAACCGGTCAGGGAGTCATGATAGTGGTAAGAGAAACGCTTAAACATTTGAAAATGTCACCCAAAGATTGTACAGTTGCGATTCAGGGTTTTGGAAATGTCGGTAGTGCTACCGCAGAATTTTTGCATGAAATTGGTTGTAAAATTGTCGGTGTTACTGATGTTTCCGGCGGATTATTTAACAAAAAAGGAATAGATATTCCTAAATTACTGGAATATGTTAAAAATAATCCCAAAAAAACAATAGAAGGATTTGGTGAAGGTGATATGATTAAAGATAGTAAGAAAGCAAATGAGGAACTTTTCAATCTGGATGTTGATATCCTATCGCCATGTGCCTTGGAAAATCAGATAACAAAAGAAAATGCACCGAATATAAAAGCAAAGATTATCGCAGAAGGTGCAAATGGTCCGACTACGCCTGAGGCAGACGAGATTTTACAGAAAAAAGGTGTATTTGTTTTACCTGATATTCTTGCTAATGCCGGTGGAGTAACAATTTCATATTTTGAATGGGTACAGGGTTTACAATCGCATTTTTGGGATTTGGAAAGCATCAACAAAGAACTTGCAAGAATTATGACAAAAAGTTTTAAAGATGTTATAAAAATCGCTGAAAGAGAAAAATGTGATATGCGTCTCGCATCATATATTCTTGCAGTAAGCAGAGTCGCAACAGCCTCAAAATTGAGAGGCGTTTTCCCGTAA
- a CDS encoding potassium/proton antiporter, translating into MLSLEIILIGISGLLIISIIASKASSRLGVPSLLFFLVIGMLAGSEGIDGRYFSNPQIAQYIGIVALIFILFLGGLETEWKNVRTILFEGLALSTIGILITALLVACFTVLVLKFSIFEGLLLGSIVSSTDAAAIFSILRSRKISLTGKLRPLLEFESGSNDPMAVFLTVSFIGFIIKTDNSITNMFLMFVLQMGLGTLLGYVFGKGIVFFVNKIKLEYDGLYPVLTMAMVLLTYAVVNALKGSGFLAIYIVGLIMGNSNIVQKRNLIHFHNGLAWLMQITMFLTLGLLVFPTKVISITGIGLIVSMFLMFLARPISVFITMAPTSFNFREKILISWVGLRGSVPIILATFSLIAGIAKADMIFNIVFFIVLTSILLQGTSIPFMAKLLKVDIPFKNKKKYPLEFEYTDDLDTRMIDFIVPYNSWMIDKPVSEIGLPQDSLITLIARNEKFIVPSGQTKVESEDVLLVLVNNNNSKEILDLLGHQKK; encoded by the coding sequence ATGTTATCATTAGAAATTATATTAATAGGTATTTCAGGTCTTCTCATTATCAGTATTATAGCAAGCAAGGCTTCCAGCAGGCTTGGTGTACCTTCGCTTCTGTTTTTTTTAGTTATTGGCATGTTAGCGGGTTCTGAGGGGATAGACGGTAGATACTTCAGTAATCCTCAGATTGCTCAATATATCGGAATAGTGGCGTTGATATTTATACTATTCCTGGGCGGATTGGAAACAGAATGGAAAAATGTTCGTACAATACTGTTTGAAGGATTAGCACTTTCTACGATAGGAATTCTTATTACAGCTTTATTGGTGGCATGTTTTACGGTTTTAGTACTCAAATTTTCTATTTTTGAAGGATTATTGCTTGGTTCCATAGTATCATCTACAGATGCTGCTGCAATATTTTCCATATTAAGGTCAAGAAAAATAAGTCTTACGGGTAAATTAAGACCGTTATTAGAATTTGAATCAGGAAGTAACGACCCCATGGCAGTTTTTCTTACTGTAAGTTTTATCGGTTTTATTATAAAGACAGATAATTCTATAACCAATATGTTCCTTATGTTTGTTTTACAAATGGGGTTGGGAACGCTTTTGGGATATGTTTTTGGAAAAGGGATTGTTTTTTTTGTTAATAAAATAAAACTTGAATATGACGGATTATATCCTGTTTTAACTATGGCAATGGTTTTACTGACATATGCTGTAGTTAATGCATTGAAGGGAAGCGGATTCCTTGCCATTTACATTGTAGGTTTAATTATGGGGAACAGTAATATAGTACAAAAAAGGAACTTAATACATTTTCATAACGGTTTAGCGTGGCTTATGCAAATTACTATGTTTCTTACCTTAGGTCTTCTTGTATTTCCGACAAAAGTAATATCAATAACCGGCATAGGATTGATTGTTTCAATGTTTTTAATGTTCCTCGCTCGACCAATAAGCGTGTTTATTACCATGGCGCCGACATCCTTCAATTTCAGGGAAAAAATATTGATTTCCTGGGTAGGTTTGCGGGGTTCAGTACCGATTATACTGGCGACTTTTTCACTTATTGCAGGAATAGCAAAAGCAGATATGATTTTTAATATTGTTTTCTTTATTGTCCTGACTTCAATACTTTTACAGGGAACTTCTATTCCTTTTATGGCAAAATTACTAAAAGTAGATATTCCTTTTAAAAATAAAAAGAAATATCCGTTGGAATTTGAATATACTGACGACTTGGATACGAGAATGATTGATTTTATAGTTCCGTATAACTCATGGATGATAGATAAACCTGTTTCAGAAATAGGATTACCGCAGGACAGTCTTATAACTCTTATTGCAAGAAATGAGAAATTTATAGTACCAAGCGGTCAAACTAAAGTTGAGTCAGAAGATGTCCTGCTGGTTCTTGTAAATAATAATAATTCAAAAGAAATATTGGATTTACTGGGTCATCAGAAAAAGTAA
- a CDS encoding DNA recombination protein RmuC, translating into MNMIVVIAIVAAIAVFIFFNLKKTSSPDTNSSLLIQQEIDALRKQVSETLTGNTGLINQQIAALTEQVNKQLSSVANQLLNSQKTVGERIDSATKVVNDVNKSIGQLSEATKRVFEVGQDIASLQEILRAPKLRGIIGEFFLGDLLSQILPPKYYALQHQFKSGEKVDAIIHLGQKLVPVDSKFPLENFRKMIEISTEKEKSQARKKFAGDVKKHVDAISSKYILPDEGTFDFALMYIPAENVYYEMIIKDESGEQDSISTYALQKKVIPVSPNSFYAYLQAIVLGLRGMEIEEKAKKIMETLSRLTGDFGKFREDFEVLGGHIAKTSGKFDETAKKLEKFGDKLLSVEHHEKKVIGEGPK; encoded by the coding sequence ATGAATATGATTGTAGTTATCGCTATTGTTGCAGCAATTGCAGTATTTATATTTTTTAACTTAAAGAAAACATCTTCACCTGATACTAATTCAAGCTTACTTATTCAGCAGGAAATAGATGCTTTGAGAAAACAAGTATCAGAAACCCTTACCGGTAATACAGGACTTATTAATCAGCAGATAGCAGCACTAACCGAGCAGGTAAACAAACAGCTTTCATCTGTTGCAAACCAGCTGCTTAATTCACAGAAAACTGTCGGTGAGAGAATAGATAGCGCTACAAAAGTTGTCAATGATGTAAATAAAAGCATCGGGCAGCTTTCAGAAGCGACAAAGCGGGTTTTTGAAGTCGGGCAGGATATAGCTTCGCTTCAGGAAATATTAAGGGCGCCCAAATTGAGGGGGATTATAGGTGAATTTTTTCTTGGTGATTTGCTGTCACAAATTCTTCCGCCAAAATATTATGCGCTGCAGCATCAGTTTAAATCCGGCGAAAAAGTGGATGCAATAATACATCTCGGACAAAAACTTGTACCGGTTGATTCTAAGTTTCCTCTTGAAAATTTCAGAAAAATGATAGAAATATCTACTGAAAAAGAAAAGAGCCAGGCACGGAAAAAATTTGCCGGTGATGTGAAAAAACATGTTGATGCAATTTCGTCAAAATACATTTTGCCGGATGAGGGTACTTTTGATTTCGCACTTATGTATATACCCGCTGAAAATGTTTATTACGAGATGATAATAAAAGATGAAAGCGGTGAACAAGATTCTATTTCCACGTATGCTCTTCAGAAAAAGGTTATACCGGTATCGCCGAATTCTTTTTATGCTTATTTACAGGCGATTGTTTTAGGACTTCGCGGGATGGAGATAGAAGAAAAAGCAAAAAAAATAATGGAAACACTCTCGCGATTGACGGGCGATTTTGGGAAGTTCAGGGAAGATTTTGAGGTATTAGGCGGGCATATTGCGAAAACTTCAGGTAAGTTTGATGAGACAGCCAAAAAATTAGAAAAATTCGGAGATAAACTTCTCTCTGTCGAACATCATGAAAAAAAAGTTATTGGGGAAGGTCCCAAATAA
- a CDS encoding ABC transporter permease, with protein MNNLFRLIIKNFKLLIRSRSSALIVIAGPVLIILFVGLAFNTKNISNIKIGIYAQQYNTDIEGIVKELVNKKFKIIKIESEEMCVYEIKNGAVNACIIFPPNMSFTDIKQKSEITFYVDNSKINLVYMILDVISAQIKTTSVAISKDITGIILKKIELSRTELLKQDSSLDRLLRVNAAQHETADNVETSIARIYTKFSEDTLKTKKIEWNTTLVQDTNNRFVKYSFPLIDEIIKTQSDVKQKILDFENKFKDLDSKRQEGIRNKESENPGTTTQDDETYVELKDNINQLVQDFNNLDQTLQSDMKSFNNNLPKMTGINKKATKNIIDLIKTARKSIAELRDKIFSAGNKTDRIIDLLDESKKQISDIKISLDSVNNGLKMFDVSDAENITSPIVTVIKPVSREDTYLNYLLPSLIVLVIMFISILLSCILVMLEKHSPAYFRNFIVPVNNFTFILATFLSSLIVIIIQVSIILVISSNFFQAKIIENIFNIVPVILLVSIVFILIGMLVGYVFTSEETSTLAAISIGSVFLFVSDLILPIESMPEYFVKIAKFNPFVMGQVILKKTILFQSGLNTLRFEITTLSIYAILMFVFIYLMQLFLRNTFLRSFVYKFVKKLSRNHTGDNLDVK; from the coding sequence ATGAATAATTTATTCCGGTTAATTATAAAGAATTTTAAACTATTAATACGTTCCCGTTCATCGGCGTTAATTGTTATTGCCGGTCCTGTGCTCATTATTTTATTTGTAGGACTTGCATTCAACACAAAAAATATTTCCAACATTAAAATAGGAATATATGCACAACAGTATAATACCGATATAGAAGGAATTGTAAAAGAATTAGTCAATAAAAAATTTAAAATTATTAAAATAGAATCTGAGGAAATGTGTGTCTATGAAATAAAAAATGGGGCGGTAAATGCGTGCATAATATTTCCGCCCAATATGAGTTTTACCGATATAAAACAGAAAAGCGAAATAACGTTTTATGTTGACAACTCGAAAATCAATCTCGTTTATATGATTTTGGATGTAATCTCAGCACAGATAAAAACTACGTCGGTTGCTATTAGTAAAGATATAACAGGTATAATTCTCAAAAAGATAGAGTTATCAAGGACAGAACTTTTAAAGCAGGATTCTTCGTTGGACAGGCTTCTTAGGGTTAATGCAGCTCAACATGAGACAGCAGATAATGTGGAAACATCAATAGCTCGCATTTATACTAAGTTTTCAGAAGATACGTTAAAAACAAAGAAAATTGAATGGAATACGACTCTTGTGCAGGATACCAATAACCGCTTTGTTAAATATTCATTTCCATTAATTGATGAAATTATTAAAACGCAATCTGATGTTAAACAAAAGATTCTGGATTTTGAAAATAAATTTAAGGATTTGGATAGCAAGCGGCAGGAAGGAATCAGAAATAAAGAATCGGAAAATCCTGGCACAACTACGCAGGATGACGAAACATATGTCGAGTTAAAGGATAACATAAATCAATTAGTACAAGATTTTAATAACCTGGACCAGACGTTACAATCCGATATGAAAAGTTTTAATAATAATTTACCCAAAATGACTGGTATTAATAAGAAAGCGACTAAGAATATAATTGATTTAATAAAAACTGCGAGGAAATCAATTGCTGAGTTAAGAGATAAAATATTTTCGGCAGGAAATAAAACAGACCGGATTATCGATTTATTGGATGAATCAAAAAAACAAATAAGTGATATTAAAATATCGTTAGATAGTGTGAATAATGGACTTAAAATGTTCGATGTTTCTGACGCAGAAAATATTACAAGTCCGATAGTTACAGTCATAAAACCGGTATCACGGGAAGATACTTATTTGAACTATCTTTTACCCAGCCTGATTGTTCTTGTTATTATGTTCATTAGTATTTTACTTTCCTGTATACTTGTAATGCTTGAGAAACACTCGCCTGCATATTTCAGGAATTTTATAGTACCGGTCAATAATTTTACATTTATTTTAGCGACCTTCCTTTCATCGCTTATAGTTATTATTATACAAGTATCTATCATTCTCGTCATTTCGTCTAATTTCTTCCAGGCAAAAATTATTGAAAATATATTTAATATTGTACCTGTGATTCTTCTGGTCAGCATCGTATTTATATTGATCGGCATGCTTGTCGGTTATGTGTTTACGTCGGAGGAAACCAGTACGCTTGCTGCTATTTCAATCGGCAGTGTATTCCTGTTTGTTTCTGACCTTATTTTGCCTATTGAAAGTATGCCTGAATACTTTGTTAAAATTGCAAAATTCAATCCCTTCGTTATGGGGCAGGTGATTCTGAAAAAAACTATTCTTTTTCAATCGGGTTTAAATACATTAAGATTTGAAATTACAACGTTGTCAATATATGCAATTCTCATGTTTGTTTTCATTTATCTTATGCAGCTGTTTTTGCGCAATACATTTTTGCGCAGTTTTGTGTATAAATTTGTAAAAAAGCTTAGCAGAAACCATACCGGAGATAACTTAGATGTTAAATAA
- a CDS encoding ABC transporter ATP-binding protein: MSNEPILKVENISKSFGEKNVLKNLSLEVYENDIFGIIGMSGAGKTTLLHTIIGYYFPEEGDILFQTSNNGKNQFKSIFKHHKEIKMFTGFAPQTPSFYPKLTAYENLNHYGALYGLSKEKRKNNIKHLLELTDLEEATNRQMQFMSGGMQKRLGIACALVHNPKLLILDEPTADLDPILRNQIWDLIKKIVSEGTTVMIASHFLVEIENYCTKINVLYDKQIKEIGAIVELKEHYKDKETIIIEINPGNYDAVIDELKKHVLPIESIVKRSNCLTIVTEESEEVLHTLFHALEITKEKLVKIDIKRQDLNDLFKFLNKKISEHKRA; the protein is encoded by the coding sequence ATGTCAAACGAACCTATATTAAAAGTTGAAAATATATCAAAATCCTTCGGGGAAAAAAATGTATTGAAAAATTTGAGTCTTGAAGTTTATGAAAATGATATTTTTGGCATTATTGGAATGTCAGGTGCCGGGAAAACGACATTGCTGCATACCATTATCGGATACTATTTTCCTGAAGAGGGTGATATATTATTTCAAACAAGTAATAATGGGAAAAACCAGTTTAAATCTATCTTCAAACATCATAAAGAGATTAAAATGTTTACCGGTTTTGCACCACAAACTCCGTCTTTCTATCCTAAGTTAACGGCATATGAAAATCTTAATCACTATGGCGCATTATACGGATTGTCTAAGGAGAAAAGGAAAAATAACATTAAGCACCTTCTCGAACTTACCGATCTTGAAGAGGCAACGAACAGGCAGATGCAATTTATGTCCGGGGGGATGCAGAAGCGCCTTGGAATAGCATGTGCATTGGTTCATAACCCAAAGCTGCTTATTCTCGATGAGCCTACAGCCGACCTTGACCCGATATTAAGGAACCAGATATGGGACTTGATTAAAAAGATAGTATCAGAGGGAACAACGGTCATGATTGCTTCACATTTTTTAGTGGAAATAGAAAATTATTGTACAAAAATCAATGTCCTGTATGATAAGCAGATTAAAGAAATCGGAGCAATTGTAGAATTGAAAGAACATTATAAAGATAAAGAGACCATAATCATTGAAATAAATCCGGGAAACTATGATGCCGTTATAGATGAATTAAAAAAACATGTTCTTCCAATAGAATCAATTGTCAAGCGCAGTAACTGCCTGACCATAGTTACCGAAGAGTCAGAAGAGGTATTACATACTTTATTTCACGCACTTGAAATAACTAAAGAAAAGCTGGTAAAAATCGATATTAAACGGCAAGATCTTAATGACTTGTTCAAATTCCTGAATAAAAAGATATCCGAACACAAAAGAGCCTGA